CGCTCCCTGCGTGGCCCCATCGCCTGGATGCGCGACCACGGCGTGGCCGCCAACCTGCTGATGCTGTGCCTGATCCTTGGCGGCCTGTGGACCTCGACCCTGATCAACAAGGAGGTCTTCCCGAGCTTCGAGCTGGAGACGGTCAACGTCTCGGTCAGCTACCCGGGCGCGACGCCCGAAGAGGTCGAACAGAGCCTGCTGCTGGCCATGGAATCGGCGGTGCAGGAGGTCGACGGCATCGACGAGATCACCGCCACCGCCCGGGAGGGCAGTGGCTCGCTGTCCATCGAGCTCCAGGACGGCATCGAGACGATGCGCGCCTACCAGGACATCCAGCAGGCCATCGATGGCCTGACGACCCTGCCCGACGACGCCGAGACGCCGAGCTACTCGTTGAGCGGCCGCTCCCGGGCGGTCGTCGAGCTGATGCTGCACGGCGATAGCGACGACCTGACCCTGCGCAACACAAGCGAGCGGCTGCGCAGCGCCCTGCTGGCGAGCGAGCGCATCACCAAGGTCGAGCTCTCCGGCATCCGGGACCGGCAGGTGCAGGTGACCCTGGACCCGACGGCCCTGCGCCGCTTTGGCCTCAGCCATGACGCCCTGGCGTCCCGGATCGGCAACGAGGCCCTGAACCTCGCCGGCGGCAGCCTCGACACTCGGGACGGCGGGTACATGGTGCGCTACGCGGCGCGCCGCGAGGGCGCCGCCCACTTCGCGCAACTGCCGGTCATGGCGACCCAAGATGGCGGCGTGATCCGCCTCGGTGACATCGCCCGGGTCCGGGACGGCTTCGCGGACAGCGACAGCGAGGTGCTCTACAACGGCCAGCCCGCCATCGGCCTGGACATCTATCAGGTCGGCACCCAGCCGCCCACCGAGCTCTCGGCCGCGACTCGCGAGCTGCTGCCGGCGCTGCGCTCAAGCCTGCCCGAGGGGTTGACCCTGAGCGTCGCCGACGACGACTCGGAGATCTACCAGGACCGCCTGGAGCTGCTGCTCAAGAACGCCTGGCTGGGGCTCGGCCTGGTGCTGGTGCTGCTCGGGCTCTTCCTCGAGGCGCGGCTGGCATTCTGGGTGACCCTCGGCATTCCCACCGCCTTCCTGGGCGCGCTGCTGTTCCTGCCGCTGGTGGATGTCTCGATCAACATGATCTCGATGTTCGCCTTCATCATCGCCCTGGGCATCGTGGTCGACGATGCCATCATCGTCGGCGAGAACATCCATGCCCACCGGGAGCGAGGCGCCAGTGCCCGGGAGGCGGCGATTCTCGGCGCCCGGGAGATCGCCGTGCCGCTGGCCTTCGCGATCCTCTCCAACATCGTCGCCTTCCTGCCGCTGCTGTTCCTGCCCGGCTTCCTAGGCCTGGTGTTCGGCATCATCCCGCTGGTGGTGATCAGCATCTTCATCCTGAGCTGGGTCGAGGCGGTGTTCATCCTGCCCGCCCACCTGAGCCACGAAGGCCGCGCGCCGAACCGCCTGCTGGCCCCGCTGGACCGGCTGCGCCACCGGGTGCAGGGTGGCCTGGATCGCTTCACCCAGGGCCCCTTCCGGGGCCTGCTCGAGCGTAGCCTCGACTACCGTGGCCTGACGGTGGCGCTTTCCCTGGCGCTGTTGATCCTGGCGCTCGGCTGGCTGGCCAGCGGTCGGCTCGGCTTCACCCTGATGCCGCGGGTGGAATCCAACCGCGCCGGGGTCACCGCCAACCTGCCGGCCGGCAGCCCGATCGCCGACGATCGCGCGCTGCGCAGCCAGCTGCTGGCCGCCCTCGAACGGGTGGAGGCCCGCGAGGATGGCCCGACATTGATCGCCAGCAGCGCCACCCTGGAGGCCGACAGCCTCAGCGTGGTGGCCTTCCTCGATACCGAGGTCAAGGACAACTGGTCCACCGGCGAGCTCAGTCGCGCCTGGCGCGAGGAGGTCGGCCCCCTAGCCGGCGCCGCGACCCTGCTGTTCGAGTCCGACGTCGGCGGCCCCGGTCGCGGGGCCGGCCTCACGGTGCGCCTGTCGGCCACCGACAGCGCCTCGCTGGAAAGCGCCGCCGAGCGTCTCGCCGAACGCCTCGCCGATTACCAGCCGCTCTCCGACATCGACAACGGCCTCGATAGTGGCAAGCAGGAGCTGCGCCTGTCGCTGTCCGCCACCGGCCGCGCCCTGGGGCTTGATGGCAGCGATCTGGCCGCCCAGCTGCGCGGTCCCCTGCAGGGCGCCACCGCCCTCAGGCAGCAGCAGGGACGCAGCGAGGTCGAGGTCCGCGTGCTGCTGCCCGAGAGCGACCGCTCGAGCCTCGCCCAACTGGAGAACCTCAGCGTGCTGACCCCGGATGGCGTCACGGTGCCGCTCTCCCGGGTCGCCGAGATCACCACCGACACCGCCGCCTCGACCATCACCCGCATCGACGGACACCGGGTCATCGACGTCACCGCCAATGCCACGCCGCCGACCGCGGTCAGCCAGGTGGTCACCAGCCTGGAGGCCGAGGTCTTCCCGGACCTGCGCGCCGAATGGCCCGGTCTGTCGATCGGCTACGGCGGCCGCCAACAGGAGACCAGCGACAACCTGCAGAGTCTTCAAACCTCGCTGCTGTTCACCCTGGTCGCCCTCTACCTGCTACTAGCGATTCCCTTCCGCAGCTACCTGCAACCGCTTTTGGTGATGGCGGCGATTCCCTTCGGCCTGATCGGCGCGGTCATCGGCCATCAGCTGATGGGCTATGGCCTATCGGTGATCAGCCTGCTCGGCATGCTGGCGCTGTCGGGGATCGTCATCAACGACGCCCTGGTGCTGGTCGACTATGCCAA
The genomic region above belongs to Halomonas sp. YLGW01 and contains:
- a CDS encoding efflux RND transporter permease subunit, which gives rise to MSQAPDSRSLRGPIAWMRDHGVAANLLMLCLILGGLWTSTLINKEVFPSFELETVNVSVSYPGATPEEVEQSLLLAMESAVQEVDGIDEITATAREGSGSLSIELQDGIETMRAYQDIQQAIDGLTTLPDDAETPSYSLSGRSRAVVELMLHGDSDDLTLRNTSERLRSALLASERITKVELSGIRDRQVQVTLDPTALRRFGLSHDALASRIGNEALNLAGGSLDTRDGGYMVRYAARREGAAHFAQLPVMATQDGGVIRLGDIARVRDGFADSDSEVLYNGQPAIGLDIYQVGTQPPTELSAATRELLPALRSSLPEGLTLSVADDDSEIYQDRLELLLKNAWLGLGLVLVLLGLFLEARLAFWVTLGIPTAFLGALLFLPLVDVSINMISMFAFIIALGIVVDDAIIVGENIHAHRERGASAREAAILGAREIAVPLAFAILSNIVAFLPLLFLPGFLGLVFGIIPLVVISIFILSWVEAVFILPAHLSHEGRAPNRLLAPLDRLRHRVQGGLDRFTQGPFRGLLERSLDYRGLTVALSLALLILALGWLASGRLGFTLMPRVESNRAGVTANLPAGSPIADDRALRSQLLAALERVEAREDGPTLIASSATLEADSLSVVAFLDTEVKDNWSTGELSRAWREEVGPLAGAATLLFESDVGGPGRGAGLTVRLSATDSASLESAAERLAERLADYQPLSDIDNGLDSGKQELRLSLSATGRALGLDGSDLAAQLRGPLQGATALRQQQGRSEVEVRVLLPESDRSSLAQLENLSVLTPDGVTVPLSRVAEITTDTAASTITRIDGHRVIDVTANATPPTAVSQVVTSLEAEVFPDLRAEWPGLSIGYGGRQQETSDNLQSLQTSLLFTLVALYLLLAIPFRSYLQPLLVMAAIPFGLIGAVIGHQLMGYGLSVISLLGMLALSGIVINDALVLVDYANRCRRAGASAREAVSAAAQRRLRPILLTTLTTFFGLAPMIFETSRQARFMIPMAVSIGFGILFATLILLLLVPSLYLLIEDARRALGLPGRESGTQPPDSQRLEAP